In Oncorhynchus clarkii lewisi isolate Uvic-CL-2024 chromosome 2, UVic_Ocla_1.0, whole genome shotgun sequence, one DNA window encodes the following:
- the LOC139376620 gene encoding guanine nucleotide exchange factor for Rab-3A-like codes for MDAFEGLHSVQLSSSPPASACNPGYEVLVSAGSGVQVYSNATFYGKPSVLEHTQRRGRDKYPSYREETKEERCEVGRLVDLEPGPSPRVDGGGPADPGFTRPQEGAVAQARSREGSSLQLEVALGGEHEDNVSRLRSSSLEIREKGSEILREQLDAAQKELKLKDKECERLSQVRDQLEQELEELTASLFEEAHKMVREANVKQAAAEKQLKEAQGKIDVLQAEVSALKSMVLTSTPSSPNRQAHPQLLSPGTRSKGASPRHGGGHTRNKSASWALPLAPGGNLDLHSLQPVREDKEPTVPALLSLILCLVPGHSISVTYEPYWAEKGEGPRSLSRQMDNVLYAEFLTWKDRPSLDRTSAFLGRIYREDIGPCLSFTKSELSQLVQNAVENNSLTIEPVAVSALPMVKANAIECGGPNGLRAAVETKCALSGMSRSCKHRIKLGDRESYYHISPSSRARITAVCNFFTYIRYIQQGLVRHDAEQMFWEVTRLRREMTVAKLGFYLTDTDQG; via the exons ATGGATGCTTTTGAGGGTCTCCACAGTGTCCAGCTGTCCTCGTCTCCGCCTGCCTCTGCCTGCAACCCTGGGTATGAAGTACTAGTCTCAGCTGGGTCTGGTGTCCAGGTGTACTCCAACGCTACGTTCTATGGAAAACCCAGTGTTCTGGAGCATACACagcggagagggagagataaatatCCCTCCTACCGAGAGGAGACtaaagaggagaggtgtgaggttGGAAG GTTGGTAGACCTGGAGCCCGGTCCGAGCCCCCGGGTGGACGGCGGTGGGCCGGCTGACCCAGGTTTCACCAGGCCCCAGGAGGGAGCTGTTGCCCAGGCCCGGAGCCGGGAGGGCAGCAGTCTCCAGCTGGAGGTTGCCCTGGGCGGGGAGCATGAGGACAACGTGTCCCGCCTCCGGAGCTCTTCCCTGGAGATCAGAGAGAAGGGATCAGAGATCCTACGGGAACAACTGGATGCTGCACAGAAG GAGCTGAAGCTGAAGGATAAGGAGTGTGAGCGTCTGTCGCAGGTCAGAGATCAGCTGGAGCAGGAGCTGGAAGAGCTCACTGCCAGTCTATTTGAG GAAGCTCACAAGATGGTGCGGGAAGCCAACGTGAAACAAGCCGCAGCAGAGAAGCAGCTGAAGGAGGCTCAGGGCAAG ATTGATGTCCTTCAGGCGGAGGTGTCAGCCCTGAAGAGCATGGTCCTAACCTCCACCCCGTCTTCCCCCAATCGCCAGGCCCACCCTCAGCTCCTCTCCCCGGGCACCAGGTCCAAGGGGGCCAGCCCCCGCCATGGAGGAGGACACACGCGCAACAAGAGCGCCAGCTGGGCCTTGCCATTGGCCCCTGGTGGGAACTTAGACCTGCACTCCCTGCAGCCAGTCAGAGAGGACAAAGAG cctacGGTTCCTGCGCTACTCTCTCTGATTTTGTGTCTGGTTCCGGGCCACTCAATCTCTGTGACCTATGAACCCTACTGggcagagaagggggaggggccaCGCTCTCTCAGCCGACAG ATGGACAACGTGCTGTATGCAGAGTTCCTGACCTGGAAAGACAGACCTAGTCTGGACAGAACGTCAGCCTTCCTGGGCCGTATCTACAGAGAGGACATCggcccctgtctctccttcaccaAATCTGAG TTGTCTCAGTTGGTGCAGAATGCAGTGGAGAACAACTCGCTGACCATTGAACCGGTGGCCGTGTCTGCTTTACCCATGGTCAAAGCCAACGCCATAGAGTGTGGCGGGCCCAA TGGCCTGAGAGCAGCAGTAGAGAC GAAGTGTGCGTTGAGCGGCATGTCCCGGTCCTGTAAGCACCGCATCAAacttggagacagagagagttactACCACATCTCTCCCTCCAGCAGGGCACGG ATTACAGCGGTGTGTAATTTCTTCACCTATATCCGCTACATTCAGCAGGGCCTGGTCAGACATGATG CGGAGCAGATGTTCTGGGAAGTGACGCGTCTACGGCGGGAGATGACTGTGGCCAAGCTGGGCTTctacctcacagacacagaccaggGATAG